Genomic segment of Streptococcus australis:
ATCGTAGCAATCTACAAGGAAAAGGAGAATGTAAAATGATGGAATACATTTACCTGATAACAATCGTAGGAATCGGTCTATGGTCGCTAGTAAATACGCTGGATGACCACGCTGAAATGAAGCAAAAAGAGCGTCAGCAAATAGCTAACAATGTTGCACGTATGAACCTGGAGAAATCAGATAAGCAATTTACTTATGATGTGCAACCTCCGGAAGGACTTGCAAAAAGGTGTAGAAGAAGGAGTTTGAAATGGTCCGAAATAAATTGACAGATTTAACTAATACTCTCTTTGCCCAACTAGAAACATTGGATGATAGGGATCTTACTGCTGATGAATTAAAGACCGAGCTTCAACGATCAAAACAGATGGTCGCAATCTCGGGTCAAATCCTACAAGCTGGCCAGTTGGCGCTAGATGCTGAAAAATTCAAAGACAAGGTAGGTGAAGTCAATGCCCCGATCGCTTTGCTGGAAGGATGAGTACACGGAGTACATGCATGAAATTTGCCATGGTCGATTAACTCCCGAAGTAACCAGGTTACTAAATGAGAAATTTGGGACAAGCTATACCAAGACTCAAATAGGCGGCGTACGCAAACGCCTTGGATTACCAGTTGGGAAAATCTATCAAGGTCGATTGCTGACGAGGGAGCAACATGATTATCTTGTGTCAATTCAAAAAAATAAGATTTCTCGTGATGTCGCAAATGAAATGAACCGAAAATTCGGATTATCACTGACTGAGAAACAGATCAAGAGTTATCGAAGAAATAATAATCTACATAGTGGGTTGACGGGAAGATTCGAGAAAGGTCAAACCCCTCACAATAAGGGGAAGAAGTATCCCAATATGCCAAAAAACAGTGGGCAGTTCAAAAAGGGTAATAGACCTCCGAATTATGTTCCTGTCGGAACTATCAACTACACAACAGATGGGTACCCAAAAGAGAAAATTGGAGAACCTAATCAATGGGTTTTGAAGCATCGCAAGGTCTGGCAGGACAATTTTGGTCCGATACCAAAAGGGCACTCAATCGTTTTCCTGGATGGTGACAAAACAAACTATGATATTTCAAACCTGGCATGTTTATCTAAAAACGAAATTGCTAGAATGAATCAAAATCATCTATTTACGTCCAACGCTGATTTGACTAAATCTGGTATTGGACTAACAAAACTTACAAACAAAATTAGAGAGGTAGAAAAAAATGGCTAGTTTATACGAACTAACAGGGATTTTTAAACAAATTAATGACATGGAAGGGCTAGACGAAGAAACAAAAGCTGATACCTTGGATTCGATTGATTGGACTGATCAGTTCGAGGAGAAAGTCGAAAATACGGTCAAGGTTATCAAAAATAAAGAAGCTGATAAGAAACAGCTCAAAGAAGAGATTGATCGTCTGACTGCACGATGCAAGTCAATTGAAAATGACATCACGCGGCTTAAAACTGGCTTACAAGGAGCTTTTGAAATTACCGGACATGACAAGGTTAAGGGGTTACTTTTTACCGTTTATTTGGCAAAAAATCAACCTTCAGTAGTTGTTGATGAGGATCAGCTGCCTAAGAAATATTTTGTAATTACAAAAAAACCTGACAAAAATGCTATCAAGGAATTGCTGAATGCAGGTAAGAAAGTCAAGGGTGCTACCTTGCAAGAAAGTAGAAGTTTGAGGATTAAGTAATGGAATTGATGAATAAAACACGAGTAACAGATTCACTAGCAGTTGTGATTGGACCGGAATCAATTGAAGTACTTGTTACTGAAGGATTTCTATTTGATGTTGCGATTCGTTTTGTGAAGGTGGATGAAACAAATCTTGATCAGGGAAATGAAAAACCGGTATTTACTCCGGAGTACAAACTGGTCACAGTCGCTAAATACAAGGAAAAACCTATTTTTGAATCCGAGGAAGATATTCGGAGATTCGAAAAACAAGCAAAAGAAATTAAGGCGCTATTTGCCTTTGCAAAAGTTAACAAACAAAATTGGTTTAACACGGCCCTTTATCCAGGAGTGCTGACTGAGAAAGTTGGTGTCTGATGAAAATTTTAGCTATTGATCCAGGTAGTGCCAAAGCGGCAAAAAGTACGCATGGGATCGTACTATTGGATAATGCAAAGTTAGTTGATCATTGGGTTGTACCATCAGCCAAAATCGAGAGTACGCGCAAGTGGTTTGAAGAAGTGGGCCGATTTTTAAAACCTGATATCGTAGTCATTGAAAAGTTCGAAGCGCGTGACAATGATAAATCAAAGGATAATTCGGTTCTTGAGAATATCGCCTTGCTTCAAATTCTTTTTCCTGGCTCTGTTCTCCAGCGAAATGCTGGCTATCAGACAGATATACCCAACGACTTATTAAAAGCTTTAGGGCTGTGGACCTTTGACAAGAGTCATCACAACGATGTGAGGGCCGCAGCAAGGCTCGGGCTCTTCTATGCCCAACGTAATGACATCGAGGAGGTGATTGTAGACATTGGCAATCGAATTACGCAAATGGCAAGCTGAAGCAGTTAAACGAAGCGACCGTAATTGCCCTGGGATTTTCCTTGAGGCATACGGGGGGCGTGGTAAGACCATCTGTGCTTTTGAAATAGCAAAGCACAAAGGAGCAAAAAAGGTCCTGGTTATCAATAATCGGTTGGCCATTCTGGATGGCTGGAGTAGTACCTATCAAAATTTAGGCTATAATACTGATTTTGAATTAGAAACCATGACGGACCGCAGATTGCAGAACAGACTTGCAAGCGGTGAGTCTATTGAGTGCGATGTGTTCATTATTGACGAGTGGCAGAATATGTCTAGCGATTCCAACGTGAAGGCCTATCGCAAGGTCAAACGTGGCTATACAGTTGGACTATCTGCAACCCCGATCAGGAAGAAGGGGCAAAACTTCTATCCGCTTGAAAAAACATTTTTTGGAATGGCTGATCCTAATCAAAGGGAAAACTGGCAACTAGCTCACGGCAAGATGAAGTATTCCAAGTTCAGCTATTCTAAGCAAGAGTGGGATGACTTCCGAGATTATGAAAGCTATGTAAGTAATCTGCCCAACTTCTTCCGCTGGGAAGAAGTAGAAACTATTGAGGAAGCCGAAGAAAACAACGGATTTGAGGTTGTCTTTGAACCTATCTGGTGTCTAACAGCTAACCCGAACGAATTGGAACAATTTAGGAAATTGAATATTGTTGGAAAAGATGGTAAG
This window contains:
- a CDS encoding HNH endonuclease signature motif containing protein, giving the protein MHEICHGRLTPEVTRLLNEKFGTSYTKTQIGGVRKRLGLPVGKIYQGRLLTREQHDYLVSIQKNKISRDVANEMNRKFGLSLTEKQIKSYRRNNNLHSGLTGRFEKGQTPHNKGKKYPNMPKNSGQFKKGNRPPNYVPVGTINYTTDGYPKEKIGEPNQWVLKHRKVWQDNFGPIPKGHSIVFLDGDKTNYDISNLACLSKNEIARMNQNHLFTSNADLTKSGIGLTKLTNKIREVEKNG
- a CDS encoding siphovirus Gp157 family protein, encoding MASLYELTGIFKQINDMEGLDEETKADTLDSIDWTDQFEEKVENTVKVIKNKEADKKQLKEEIDRLTARCKSIENDITRLKTGLQGAFEITGHDKVKGLLFTVYLAKNQPSVVVDEDQLPKKYFVITKKPDKNAIKELLNAGKKVKGATLQESRSLRIK
- a CDS encoding DEAD/DEAH box helicase family protein; translation: MAIELRKWQAEAVKRSDRNCPGIFLEAYGGRGKTICAFEIAKHKGAKKVLVINNRLAILDGWSSTYQNLGYNTDFELETMTDRRLQNRLASGESIECDVFIIDEWQNMSSDSNVKAYRKVKRGYTVGLSATPIRKKGQNFYPLEKTFFGMADPNQRENWQLAHGKMKYSKFSYSKQEWDDFRDYESYVSNLPNFFRWEEVETIEEAEENNGFEVVFEPIWCLTANPNELEQFRKLNIVGKDGKYAMAKQTFGRKTFERYLIQTGFEVDFPKLKAVNADTPMLLQLDLLLASRTEMLIVSKSKQIVEVIRERHPEIGIWTGDKKDSLEQTNVVATSQVLGVGVDGLQHKFKTIVVLDPVNPSDGDYDDYRQLLWRVTGSRQQHDVRVIEFYF